A genomic window from Nicotiana sylvestris chromosome 11, ASM39365v2, whole genome shotgun sequence includes:
- the LOC104210428 gene encoding nicotine N-demethylase CYP82E3: MVSPVEAIVGLVTLALLFYFIRTKKSQKPSKPLPPKIPGGWPVIGHLFYFDDDSDDRPLARKLGDLADKYGPVFTFRLGLPLVLVVSSYEAIKDCFSTNDAIFSNRPAFLYGEYLGYNNAMLFLTKYGPYWRKNRKLVIQEVLCASRLEKLKHVRFGEIQTSIKNLYTRIDGNSSTINLTDWLEELNFGLIVKMIAGKNYESGKGDEQVERFRKAFKDFIILSMEFVLWDAFPIPLFKWVDFQGHVKAMKRTFKDIDSVFQNWLEEHVKKKEKMEVNAEGNEQDFIDVVLSKMSNEYLDEGYSRDTVIKATVFSLVLDAADTVALHMNWGMALLINNQHALKKAQEEIDKKVGKDRWVEESDIKDLVYLQTIVKEVLRLYPPGPLLVPHENVEDCVVSGYHIPKGTRLFANVMKLQRDPKLWSNPDKFDPERFFAADIDFRGQHYEFIPFGSGRRSCPGMTYAMQVEHLTIAHLIQGFNYKTPNDEPLDMKEGAGLTIRKVNPIEVVITPRLTPELY, encoded by the exons ATGGTTTCTCCCGTAGAAGCCATCGTAGGACTAGTAACTCTTGCACTTCTCTTCTACTTCATACGGACCAAAAaatctcaaaaaccttcaaaaccATTACCACCGAAAATCCCCGGAGGGTGGCCGGTAATCGGCCATCTTTTCTATTTCGATGACGACAGCGATGACCGTCCATTAGCACGAAAACTCGGAGACTTAGCTGACAAATACGGCCCGGTTTTCACTTTTCGGCTAGGCCTTCCGCTTGTGTTAGTTGTAAGCAGTTACGAAGCTATAAAAGACTGCTTCTCTACAAATGATGCCATTTTCTCCAATCGTCCAGCTTTTCTTTATGGCGAATACCTTGGCTACAATAATGCcatgctatttttgacaaaatacGGACCTTACTGgcgaaaaaatagaaaattagtCATTCAGGAAGTTCTTTGTGCTAGTCGTCTCGAAAAATTGAAGCACGTGAGATTTGGTGAAATTCAGACGAGCATTAAGAATTTATACACTCGAATTGATGGAAATTCGAGTACGATAAATCTAACCGATTGGTTAGAAGAATTGAATTTTGGTCTGATCGTGAAAATGATCGCTGGGAAAAATTATGAATCCGGTAAAGGAGATGAACAAGTGGAGAGATTTAGGAAAGCGTTTAAGGATTTTATAATTTTATCAATGGAGTTTGTGTTATGGGATGCTTTTCCAATTCCATTGTTCAAATGGGTGGATTTTCAAGGCCATGTTAAGGCCATGAAAAGGACATTTAAGGATATAGATTCTGTTTTTCAGAATTGGTTAGAGGAACAtgtcaagaaaaaagaaaaaatggaggTTAATGCAGAAGGAAATGAACAAGATTTCATTGATGTGGTGCTTTCAAAAATGAGTAATGAATATCTTGATGAAGGCTACTCTCGTGATACTGTCATAAAAGCAACAGTGTTT AGTTTAGTCTTGGATGCTGCGGACACAGTTGCTCTTCACATGAATTGGGGAATGGCATTATTGATAAACAATCAACATGCCTTGAAGAAAGCGCAAGAAGAGATAGATAAAAAAGTTGGTAAGGATAGATGGGTAGAAGAGAGTGATATTAAGGATTTGGTATACCTCCAAACTATTGTTAAAGAAGTGTTACGATTATATCCACCGGGACCTTTATTAGTACCCCATGAAAATGTAGAGGATTGTGTTGTTAGTGGATATCACATTCCTAAAGGGACTAGACTATTCGCGAACGTTATGAAATTACAGCGCGATCCTAAACTCTGGTCAAATCCTGATAAGTTCGATCCAGAGAGATTTTTCGCTGCTGATATTGACTTTCGTGGTCAACACTATGAGTTTATCCCATTTGGTTCTGGAAGACGATCTTGTCCGGGGATGACTTATGCAATGCAAGTGGAACACCTAACAATCGCACACTTGATCCAGGGTTTCAATTACAAAACTCCAAATGACGAGCCCTTGGATATGAAGGAAGGTGCAGGATTAACTATACGTAAGGTAAATCCTATAGAAGTGGTAATTACGCCTCGCCTGACACCTGAGCTTTATTAA